In the Nicotiana tabacum cultivar K326 chromosome 16, ASM71507v2, whole genome shotgun sequence genome, one interval contains:
- the LOC107817904 gene encoding transcription factor HEC1-like: protein MDIEMLKSATASEDQMELMLMMQLDKLPDFSTGNCSELPMMDFSPQGSCNSNSSGNGNTNYFPHQIDHNSPNFLNIPSTNISFTNSYQNPSTLQNFLANNSSSSSSGAYNSHSMNRSNMAAMREMIFRIAAMQPINIDPESVKPPKRRNVKISTDPQSVAARHRRERISERIRILQRLVPGGTKMDTASMLDEAIHYVKFLKNQVQSLERAGANRPSNSVAATGLGFPVPMSLSGNYLPVSSKSYQNIQQYADA, encoded by the exons ATGGATATTGAGATGCTCAAATCAGCAACAGCTTCTGAAGATCAAATGGAGTTGATGCTCATGATGCAATTGGACAAACTTCCCGACTTCTCCACTG GTAACTGTTCTGAATTGCCAATGATGGATTTTAGTCCACAAGGAAGttgcaacagcaacagcagtggAAATGGAAACACTAATTATTTCCCTCATCAAATCGATCACAATTCACCAAATTTCTTAAACATACCTTCAACCAATATCTCATTTACTAACTCTTATCAAAATCCTTCAACCCTTCAAAATTTCTTAGCCAATAACTCTAGTAGTAGTAGTTCTGGTGCATATAATTCCCATTCGATGAATCGAAGTAATATGGCAGCAATGAGAGAAATGATATTCAGAATTGCAGCAATGCAACCAATTAACATAGATCCTGAATCTGTAAAACCACCAAAGAGAAGGAATGTGAAAATATCAACTGATCCACAAAGCGTCGCGGCACGTCACAGAAGAGAAAGGATAAGTGAAAGGATAAGAATATTACAGAGATTAGTACCAGGTGGTACTAAAATGGACACTGCATCAATGTTAGATGAAGCAATTCATTATGTGAAATTCTTGAAAAATCAAGTGCAGTCATTGGAAAGAGCAGGTGCAAATAGGCCATCAAATTCTGTTGCTGCTACAGGATTAGGATTCCCTGTGCCAATGTCTTTAAGTGGGAATTATTTACCTGTGAGTTCAAAAAGTTatcaaaatattcaacaatatgCAGATGCTTAG